Proteins from a single region of Nitrososphaerales archaeon:
- a CDS encoding 50S ribosomal protein L16 — protein MKGRNYRIPSGMPYTRREFIPGAPQCKIAKFSAGSPHEDYDVKLQLISDGRVQIRHNALEAARIAINKKLSDIGDKNYYLQVKVYPHIVLRENKMIATAGADRLQEGMRRAFGKPVGLAARVSRGSVLFEISVKKEYLDRAKEALKAASTKLPVITKIKEIPLKTTPPVKAAS, from the coding sequence GTGAAAGGAAGGAATTATCGTATACCTAGTGGTATGCCTTACACTAGAAGAGAGTTTATTCCAGGTGCTCCACAATGCAAAATAGCAAAATTCTCTGCAGGTTCTCCCCATGAAGATTACGATGTGAAACTTCAATTGATATCGGATGGTAGGGTTCAGATAAGGCACAACGCTTTAGAAGCAGCAAGAATCGCGATCAACAAGAAGTTGAGCGATATAGGGGATAAAAATTACTACTTACAAGTAAAGGTTTATCCTCACATAGTACTTCGAGAGAATAAGATGATCGCAACAGCGGGTGCAGATCGATTACAAGAGGGGATGAGAAGAGCGTTCGGTAAACCCGTCGGCTTAGCTGCGCGAGTATCGAGAGGCAGTGTACTCTTTGAGATAAGCGTGAAGAAAGAGTACTTGGATCGAGCAAAAGAAGCTCTAAAAGCGGCTTCAACGAAACTCCCCGTAATTACTAAGATAAAAGAAATCCCTTTGAAAACTACACCACCTGTTAAAGCAGCCTCCTAA
- the dph2 gene encoding diphthamide biosynthesis enzyme Dph2, whose protein sequence is MLKIDEEKIFLEIERRRPRSIVFNAPSGLLSRVQDIAIKVQEKFNVITYIIADPCYGICDTFNYDAQRLDADIIFHIGHTISMDKIGDRTIIIDAYDDTPFDEVLRKAILHLKNYSVVGLCTISQHLHKLNEAKSFLERFGFKVLIGRGKGRLMDGQVLGCEFHTVYEIKDLVDVFVFLGQSIFHAIGVGLSTNKPVFMLDPYLQEVTDLRQTISDRMKRSILAIYRARDAELLGIVIGLKEGQMALDKALDLKIRLERLGKKVQLIALREVTSERLAELSKIDAFIQTACPRISIDGYTFNKPVLSIPQAESLIHLLTTGEFQDFFQRPLWL, encoded by the coding sequence ATGTTAAAGATCGATGAAGAGAAGATATTTTTGGAGATCGAAAGGAGAAGGCCTCGTAGTATAGTCTTTAATGCGCCCAGTGGATTGTTATCGAGGGTTCAGGATATTGCAATAAAGGTTCAAGAGAAGTTTAACGTAATAACATACATTATAGCCGATCCTTGCTATGGTATTTGTGATACCTTTAATTATGATGCCCAAAGGTTGGATGCGGATATAATCTTCCACATAGGTCACACTATATCGATGGATAAGATCGGTGATAGAACGATCATCATCGACGCTTATGATGACACACCCTTTGATGAAGTGTTACGCAAAGCCATCTTACACTTAAAGAATTATTCTGTTGTAGGATTATGCACCATCAGCCAACATTTACATAAACTTAACGAAGCGAAGTCCTTTCTAGAAAGGTTTGGATTCAAAGTTTTGATAGGTAGGGGAAAGGGTAGGTTGATGGATGGCCAGGTCTTAGGTTGTGAATTTCATACGGTCTATGAGATTAAGGATCTGGTAGATGTATTTGTGTTTCTGGGGCAGAGCATCTTTCATGCCATAGGGGTGGGACTCTCTACGAACAAACCAGTATTTATGCTCGACCCCTACCTCCAAGAAGTTACCGACCTTCGACAGACGATCTCAGATAGGATGAAGAGATCGATACTTGCTATATACAGAGCGCGTGATGCAGAGCTTTTAGGTATAGTGATAGGGTTGAAGGAAGGTCAGATGGCATTAGATAAAGCTCTTGATTTAAAGATTAGGTTAGAAAGGTTGGGCAAGAAGGTTCAACTGATCGCCCTACGTGAGGTAACGAGTGAGAGATTGGCTGAGTTATCGAAGATCGATGCATTCATCCAAACGGCCTGCCCCCGCATCTCCATCGATGGTTATACATTTAACAAACCTGTACTTTCTATACCACAGGCTGAATCGTTGATCCATCTTCTTACCACTGGTGAATTCCAAGACTTCTTCCAAAGGCCGTTATGGCTCTAA
- a CDS encoding TGS domain-containing protein — MVINLPERAKAKWAEAIAARDPVTKLKLLKEFYSSFPKHKGTEKLEVSIKKQIKSLEEEIERSRSRRRGSTRLEWVVKKEGMVQLAILGSLHTSIRFFKFVTNRDINIYEVLHAPVVGVLEGEGIQFQVILTPFDESIGVEKQERIMNLIRNVDIIIVVLGSEGTMYLQRVFTWLEEHNIDIRPSNTFVEIIHTSSGGLRVVNYAKALSDWEVIKFLSSYKIRNAIVKIYGEATLEDVESALFGRVVKKALFIPLDERIRTELLSLIDEERIITSVADRASLANSILQKSGYIRVYTKSLGDAVAEKPLLMKKGARVIDVAEKVHKDLVKFFKYAKVWREGSLQGVRVGENFLLEDKDIVEIHSS, encoded by the coding sequence ATGGTTATCAATCTACCTGAAAGGGCGAAGGCGAAGTGGGCTGAGGCAATAGCGGCTAGAGATCCCGTTACCAAGTTAAAATTACTCAAAGAATTTTACTCGAGCTTCCCCAAACATAAGGGGACTGAAAAGTTAGAGGTATCGATCAAGAAGCAGATCAAGTCGTTAGAAGAGGAGATAGAACGTAGTAGATCGAGGCGTAGAGGGTCTACAAGGCTAGAGTGGGTAGTAAAGAAGGAGGGTATGGTTCAATTGGCTATTTTGGGCTCTCTTCATACATCGATACGATTCTTTAAATTCGTTACGAATCGAGATATAAATATTTATGAAGTATTACATGCACCTGTAGTTGGAGTACTCGAAGGCGAAGGTATCCAGTTCCAAGTAATCCTCACCCCATTTGATGAATCGATCGGTGTAGAGAAGCAGGAACGCATTATGAACTTAATACGCAATGTAGATATCATCATCGTAGTTTTAGGATCTGAAGGTACTATGTATCTTCAAAGGGTGTTCACATGGCTTGAGGAGCATAATATCGACATACGTCCATCTAATACATTCGTTGAAATAATCCATACATCGAGTGGGGGGTTGAGAGTCGTAAATTACGCAAAAGCGCTTAGTGATTGGGAGGTTATTAAGTTTCTCTCCAGTTACAAAATTAGAAACGCGATCGTCAAGATCTATGGTGAGGCGACGTTAGAAGATGTAGAATCGGCGTTATTCGGCAGGGTTGTAAAGAAGGCTTTATTCATTCCATTAGATGAACGGATAAGAACTGAGTTATTGAGTCTCATAGATGAAGAACGTATTATCACATCTGTTGCAGATCGGGCTTCGCTCGCCAATTCTATACTTCAAAAGTCCGGTTATATTCGAGTATACACGAAGAGCTTGGGAGATGCTGTAGCTGAGAAGCCGTTGTTGATGAAGAAAGGTGCACGTGTCATCGATGTTGCAGAAAAGGTCCATAAAGACTTAGTGAAGTTTTTCAAATACGCAAAGGTCTGGAGAGAAGGTTCTCTGCAAGGGGTTAGAGTTGGAGAAAATTTCTTATTAGAAGATAAAGATATAGTCGAAATTCATAGTTCATGA